A window of the Phycicoccus sp. M110.8 genome harbors these coding sequences:
- a CDS encoding CaiB/BaiF CoA-transferase family protein, with the protein MSGAPRPGPLSGVRVLELGGIGPGPYAGMLLADLGADVVRVDRPGEDLRPTHAVLLRGRRSVELDLKSEDGRAAVLDLAARSDVLLEGFRPGVAERLGLGPQDLLSVRPALVYGRMTGWGQEGPYAGRAGHDITYLAISGALEAFAGADGRPVPPLNLLGDFGAGGMLLAFGVVSALLHSRATGEGQVVDAAIVDGVASTTAMLQSMVASGLWPGPRGANLFDGGAPFYRCYRTADDRWVAVGAVEPVFWARVLAGLGLDGAVADELVERQLDRSTWPGVAARLEAAFATRTRDEWAALFEALDACVAPVLSLAEAAQDPHLAARGTYLPDPGGSGPTQPGVVPRFSPVPGAGSGLRAGRPTRPGLPGMGGTEE; encoded by the coding sequence ATGAGTGGTGCGCCGCGTCCCGGACCGCTGTCCGGCGTCCGCGTGCTCGAGCTGGGGGGCATCGGCCCCGGCCCGTATGCCGGCATGCTCCTGGCCGATCTCGGCGCGGACGTCGTCCGCGTGGACCGGCCGGGGGAGGACCTGCGTCCGACCCATGCCGTGCTGCTGCGCGGCCGCCGGTCCGTGGAGCTGGACCTCAAGTCCGAGGACGGCCGCGCAGCGGTGCTCGACCTCGCCGCGCGCTCGGACGTGCTCCTCGAGGGGTTCCGCCCCGGGGTCGCCGAGCGGCTCGGGCTCGGACCGCAGGACCTCCTGTCGGTCCGGCCTGCGCTGGTCTACGGACGGATGACCGGGTGGGGCCAGGAGGGCCCGTATGCCGGTCGCGCCGGCCACGACATCACCTACCTCGCCATCTCCGGTGCCCTCGAGGCGTTCGCCGGGGCCGACGGGCGGCCCGTGCCGCCCCTGAACCTTCTCGGTGACTTCGGCGCCGGCGGGATGCTGCTCGCCTTCGGCGTGGTGTCGGCCCTCCTGCACTCCCGCGCGACCGGTGAGGGCCAGGTGGTGGACGCGGCGATCGTCGACGGCGTCGCCTCGACGACCGCGATGCTGCAGTCCATGGTCGCCTCGGGGCTGTGGCCGGGGCCGCGCGGCGCCAACCTGTTCGACGGTGGCGCCCCGTTCTACCGCTGCTACCGGACGGCCGACGACCGCTGGGTGGCCGTCGGTGCCGTCGAGCCGGTCTTCTGGGCGCGCGTGCTCGCGGGTCTCGGGCTGGACGGCGCCGTGGCGGACGAGCTCGTGGAGCGGCAGCTCGACCGCTCGACGTGGCCGGGGGTCGCGGCCCGGCTCGAGGCCGCGTTCGCGACCCGCACCCGCGACGAGTGGGCCGCGCTCTTCGAGGCCTTGGACGCCTGCGTGGCGCCGGTGCTCTCGCTCGCCGAGGCGGCGCAGGACCCCCACCTCGCCGCGCGCGGCACCTACCTCCCGGACCCGGGCGGCTCCGGGCCGACCCAGCCGGGCGTCGTCCCGCGCTTCTCGCCCGTCCCGGGCGCGGGCTCCGGGCTCCGGGCCGGGCGCCCCACCCGTCCCGGTTTGCCCGGGATGGGTGGGACCGAAGAGTGA
- the flgN gene encoding flagellar export chaperone FlgN, which translates to MEALAARATLDDVPKRLRDAARLTMGAVVRTETRDAAQQCAELSGALWAVRGLLERLAYRLEVQRALVETGRATWVARAAQEVEIALEQVRGAELVRAVDTAPVALALGLDADATLSQIAALAPAPWDDLLAEHRTALLEATRDLTESAAANRDVLAAGAQAVEDVLARFTGPTPAATYGPTGARQTDPTRRLFDQST; encoded by the coding sequence ATGGAAGCGCTTGCAGCCCGCGCGACCCTCGATGACGTCCCGAAACGGCTCAGGGATGCCGCCCGGCTGACGATGGGGGCGGTCGTGAGAACCGAGACCCGTGACGCCGCCCAGCAGTGCGCCGAGCTCTCCGGCGCCCTCTGGGCCGTCCGCGGGCTGCTCGAGCGCCTGGCCTACCGCCTCGAGGTGCAGCGCGCCCTGGTCGAGACCGGACGTGCCACCTGGGTGGCGCGGGCGGCGCAGGAGGTCGAGATCGCGCTGGAGCAGGTGCGTGGGGCCGAGCTGGTCCGCGCCGTCGACACCGCGCCGGTCGCCCTCGCGCTGGGCCTGGACGCCGACGCCACCCTGTCCCAGATCGCCGCGCTCGCGCCCGCGCCGTGGGACGACCTGCTCGCCGAGCACCGCACCGCCCTGCTCGAGGCGACCCGCGACCTGACCGAGTCCGCCGCCGCCAACCGCGACGTGCTCGCCGCCGGGGCCCAGGCGGTCGAGGACGTCCTCGCCCGCTTCACCGGGCCGACCCCTGCCGCGACCTACGGCCCGACCGGCGCCCGGCAGACCGACCCCACCCGCCGACTTTTCGACCAGAGCACGTGA
- a CDS encoding LysE family translocator produces the protein MAGAAAGWPGPFEVHPTARHGAGRLFRMGLVTNLLNPKAAIMYLALIPQFVDPSRGHTVAQGFVLGAVQIAVSVTVNAGIVVAAGGIAGVLTRRPSWVVWQRRVTGTLLGAVAVVLAREVPARARV, from the coding sequence GTGGCAGGCGCTGCGGCCGGGTGGCCGGGGCCCTTCGAGGTGCACCCCACCGCCCGCCACGGTGCCGGACGCCTGTTCCGGATGGGGCTGGTCACCAACCTGCTCAACCCCAAGGCGGCGATCATGTACCTCGCCCTCATCCCGCAGTTCGTCGACCCGTCGCGCGGCCACACGGTCGCGCAGGGTTTCGTCCTGGGCGCGGTGCAGATCGCGGTGAGCGTGACCGTGAACGCGGGCATCGTCGTGGCCGCGGGCGGCATCGCGGGGGTGCTGACGCGACGCCCGTCCTGGGTGGTGTGGCAGCGCCGGGTGACGGGGACGCTGCTGGGAGCCGTCGCGGTCGTCCTGGCGCGCGAGGTGCCCGCCCGGGCCCGGGTGTGA
- the csrA gene encoding carbon storage regulator CsrA, which yields MLVLSRRPHESFRIGHDVVITVLEVNGDKVRIGIDAPSHVQVHRQEVYEEVQRANAAAAATEQGATTDLARAVRGAAGDRGSDRAAGTDDAATSAEPEEPGQPGAAPGA from the coding sequence GTGCTCGTGCTCAGCCGCCGTCCCCACGAGAGCTTCCGCATCGGCCACGACGTCGTGATCACCGTGCTGGAGGTCAACGGCGACAAGGTGCGGATCGGCATCGACGCGCCGTCGCACGTGCAGGTGCACCGGCAGGAGGTCTACGAGGAGGTGCAGCGGGCCAACGCCGCCGCGGCCGCCACCGAGCAGGGCGCGACGACCGACCTTGCCCGCGCCGTGCGCGGCGCCGCCGGTGACCGGGGCTCGGACCGAGCCGCAGGGACGGACGACGCCGCGACGTCGGCCGAGCCGGAGGAGCCAGGGCAGCCGGGCGCCGCTCCGGGGGCCTGA
- a CDS encoding flagellin, which yields MGLQINTNVAAMNAYRNLSSTQSSMATSLERLSSGLRINRAADDAAGLAISEKLRAQTNGLNQATSNAQDAISLVQTAEGALNETHSILQRMRQLSVQAANDTNTADDRTAIQSEVTALNDELDRIASTTQFNGQNLLDGTGGTSGTFTFQIGANSGQTVDVAFAKADTTTLGTGTLDVSTSAGAATALTAIDNAIKTVSGNRADLGAVQNRLQHTINSLSVASENSAAAESRIRDTDMAKEMTSFTRSQILQQAGVSMLAQANSAPQSVLKLLG from the coding sequence ATGGGTCTTCAGATCAACACCAATGTCGCGGCCATGAACGCGTACCGGAACCTGAGCTCGACGCAGAGTTCGATGGCCACCAGCCTCGAGCGACTGTCCTCGGGCCTGCGGATCAACCGGGCCGCCGACGACGCCGCCGGCCTGGCGATCAGCGAGAAGCTGCGCGCCCAGACCAACGGCCTCAACCAGGCCACCTCGAACGCGCAGGACGCGATCAGCCTCGTGCAGACTGCGGAGGGCGCACTCAACGAGACGCACTCGATCCTGCAGCGCATGCGTCAGCTGTCGGTCCAGGCGGCCAACGACACGAACACCGCGGACGACCGCACCGCCATCCAGAGCGAGGTGACGGCCCTCAACGACGAGCTCGACCGCATCGCCAGCACCACCCAGTTCAACGGGCAGAACCTCCTCGACGGCACCGGTGGCACCTCCGGCACCTTCACCTTCCAGATCGGCGCCAACAGCGGCCAGACCGTCGACGTCGCCTTCGCGAAGGCCGACACGACGACCCTCGGCACCGGCACCCTGGACGTGTCGACCTCGGCCGGCGCGGCGACCGCGCTCACCGCGATCGACAACGCCATCAAGACCGTCTCGGGCAACCGGGCCGACCTCGGTGCGGTGCAGAACCGTCTGCAGCACACCATCAACAGCCTCAGCGTCGCCTCCGAGAACTCGGCTGCTGCCGAGTCCCGGATCCGCGACACCGACATGGCCAAGGAGATGACGTCCTTCACCCGGTCGCAGATCCTGCAGCAGGCCGGTGTCTCGATGCTGGCGCAGGCCAACTCCGCCCCGCAGTCGGTCCTCAAGCTGCTCGGCTGA
- a CDS encoding Glu/Leu/Phe/Val dehydrogenase dimerization domain-containing protein → MTVSSPPTTSMSQHEQVVFCHDKTTGLRAIIGIYSTALGPALGGTRFYPYATEEEALADVLRLSKGMAYKNAVAGLELGGGKAVIIGDPATDKTPDLLRAYGRFVESLGGRYVTACDVGTYVADMDVVSETTRFATGRSEANGGAGDSSVLTAYGVFQGQRACAQHVWGSPTLRGRTVGIAGVGKVGRILTGHLLEDGARVVVTDVNQEALEALTAAHPEVEVVADTDALIRSDIDVYAPCALGGALDDATVAALRATVVCGGANNQLVTEGEGGTADQLAARGITYAPDFLVNAGGVIQVSDELHGFDFERAKKAATAIFDHTLEVLETAQERSITPAAAADHIAEERMAAKQAGGIWLPAR, encoded by the coding sequence GTGACCGTGTCCTCGCCGCCCACGACCTCGATGTCCCAGCACGAGCAGGTCGTCTTCTGCCACGACAAGACCACCGGCCTGCGGGCCATCATCGGCATCTACAGCACGGCCCTCGGGCCGGCCCTCGGCGGGACGCGGTTCTACCCGTACGCCACCGAGGAGGAGGCCCTGGCCGACGTGCTGCGCCTGTCCAAGGGGATGGCGTACAAGAACGCCGTGGCCGGGCTGGAGCTCGGCGGTGGCAAGGCCGTCATCATCGGCGACCCGGCGACGGACAAGACCCCCGACCTGCTGCGCGCCTACGGACGCTTCGTCGAGAGCCTCGGCGGCCGGTACGTCACGGCGTGCGACGTGGGCACGTACGTCGCCGACATGGACGTCGTCAGCGAGACGACCCGCTTCGCCACCGGGCGCAGCGAGGCCAACGGCGGCGCCGGCGACTCCTCGGTGCTCACGGCGTACGGCGTGTTCCAGGGCCAGCGGGCGTGCGCCCAGCACGTGTGGGGCAGCCCGACGCTGCGCGGCCGGACCGTCGGCATCGCCGGCGTCGGCAAGGTGGGCCGCATCCTCACCGGGCACCTCCTGGAGGACGGTGCCCGCGTCGTCGTCACCGACGTCAACCAGGAGGCGCTCGAGGCCCTCACCGCCGCGCACCCCGAGGTCGAGGTCGTGGCCGACACCGACGCCCTCATCCGGTCCGACATCGACGTGTACGCCCCCTGCGCGCTCGGCGGGGCGCTCGACGACGCGACCGTGGCGGCGCTGCGGGCCACCGTCGTCTGCGGCGGCGCGAACAACCAGCTCGTCACCGAGGGTGAGGGCGGCACGGCCGACCAGCTCGCGGCGCGGGGCATCACCTACGCCCCCGACTTCCTCGTCAACGCCGGTGGCGTCATCCAGGTGAGCGACGAGCTGCACGGGTTCGACTTCGAGCGGGCCAAGAAGGCCGCGACGGCGATCTTCGACCACACCCTCGAGGTCCTCGAGACCGCGCAGGAGCGCTCGATCACCCCCGCCGCGGCGGCGGACCACATCGCCGAGGAGCGGATGGCGGCCAAGCAGGCCGGCGGCATCTGGCTGCCCGCGCGCTGA
- a CDS encoding DUF3073 domain-containing protein, translated as MGRGRAKAKQTKVARELKYFSPNTDLSALERELHGSSYTEPERASDDADDEYDDYGKWVSGQR; from the coding sequence ATGGGGCGCGGCCGGGCCAAGGCCAAGCAGACCAAGGTCGCTCGGGAGCTGAAGTACTTCTCCCCGAACACCGACCTGAGCGCGCTTGAGCGAGAACTACACGGTTCGTCGTACACCGAGCCGGAGCGAGCCTCCGACGACGCCGACGACGAGTACGACGACTACGGGAAGTGGGTTTCGGGTCAGCGATGA
- a CDS encoding BldC family transcriptional regulator, whose protein sequence is MVTRPTEVEKLLTPAEVAALFRVDPKTVTRWAKAGKLNSIRTLGGHRRYREAEVRALLSNVI, encoded by the coding sequence ATGGTCACTCGTCCGACGGAGGTCGAGAAGCTGCTCACGCCTGCAGAGGTTGCTGCGCTCTTCCGAGTCGATCCCAAGACAGTCACCCGCTGGGCCAAGGCAGGAAAGCTCAACTCGATCCGCACCCTGGGCGGCCACCGCCGCTACCGGGAGGCGGAGGTGCGGGCGCTCCTGTCCAACGTCATCTGA
- the fliW gene encoding flagellar assembly protein FliW yields the protein MTLDAPSSTTTPVAHFAEGLVGFPDAHDYALHGGEGGVFEMLPTDGSGPGFVVAAAGVFFPDYQPVLDDATARRLGLEDADDALVLTIVTVGADVSAAHANLLAPVVVNTRSGVAEQVVLSGQDFPLRAPLGAH from the coding sequence ATGACCCTCGACGCCCCCTCCTCCACGACCACCCCTGTCGCGCACTTCGCCGAGGGCCTGGTGGGCTTCCCCGACGCGCACGACTACGCCCTGCACGGCGGCGAGGGTGGCGTCTTCGAGATGCTGCCGACCGACGGCTCGGGCCCGGGATTCGTCGTCGCCGCCGCGGGCGTCTTCTTCCCCGACTACCAGCCGGTCCTGGACGACGCCACCGCCCGGCGGCTCGGCCTCGAGGACGCCGACGACGCGCTCGTCCTGACGATCGTTACTGTGGGGGCGGACGTCAGCGCCGCCCATGCCAACCTGCTCGCACCGGTCGTGGTCAACACCCGCTCCGGAGTCGCCGAGCAGGTCGTCCTGAGCGGCCAGGACTTCCCGCTGCGGGCGCCGCTCGGCGCGCACTGA
- a CDS encoding response regulator — MPEPRDVDPAELQRWLAEASPDGLWVFDREGRTVYANDRLAQLLGRTPGEMQGLSVFETLDEVGRQQFAHHLRELEETGEPGDNLECALVRKDGSRLWALVSHTPIHDEVGRPVGWLHRVTDYRQQRRLIESMQRSEQLLAEAQHIAKIGSWEWDVVTDTVTWSDELYRIYELDRVEDLSPTYQGFVDRIHPDDRAQVEATVQAAMETGTFEFDARIIRHDGGLKWIRGRGQATRDATGRVVRMGGTAQDVTETKDAEQALALLTSMATAANEATTITEVIPRILADVAEHTGWRAVAAWRVTHDGELVAVPGRTRPAPQADVDEARRLARAAIRSLMPEISRSTEGTHLVAAPVVAEERAACVIVMDTRATTPPTDSDSVTVGQASALFAHVAEREWAAERLAQARDDAMRASRAKSDFLATMSHEIRTPLNGVIGLSELLGRTELSPQQQRLADGIDSAGRSLLALVNDILDLSKIEAGRLELERVEFDPTSVVEQSTTLSAERARAKSLELAVTCSPDVPRRVLGDPVRFGQVVANLTANAVKFTAAGEVVVRCTVESARDGHVQLRVDVSDTGSGISPEVQARLFTAFSQGDTSTTREYGGTGLGLAISRQLVTAMGGRIGVNSEEGAGSTFWFTATFDAAGEGSAPPPPTSSVIAGLRALVVDDNETNRFILEEQLAGWKVDAVVASSGVQGLGLLDEAERQGAPFDLVLLDYVMPGVNGEQFARMVRADTRFDATRIILLTSAMDLGSGDIAAAGIDASLLKPVLPSALLDTLNTVGAASRQPGPAPEPVPAPAAPRQQARSLDRGRVLVVEDNEVNQLVAAGILESLGFAVDLAENGLAGYYSFQNADGAYDAVLMDCQMPQMDGYDATRAIRAFEDGRQHVPVIAMTASAIAGERERCLEAGMDDFLTKPVDIALLTDVLDRLVGPRATSPDDAAGAEPTPGPAPFAAEAGADAAPGPAPFAADLAPELAAALDLDRLAELLELDPDDPSLLLRMLDRFDSSTAETMDTLRAAHSAGDAEGQGRAAHKLKGTASNLGATALAALCLEVEHLGEDGVLVADPVVQELERQRRLAADALRAYREQVRPG, encoded by the coding sequence GTGCCAGAGCCCCGCGACGTCGACCCCGCCGAGCTGCAGCGCTGGCTCGCAGAGGCGTCCCCCGACGGGCTGTGGGTGTTCGACCGCGAGGGCCGGACGGTCTACGCCAACGACCGGCTGGCCCAGCTGCTCGGACGCACCCCCGGCGAGATGCAGGGCCTGTCGGTGTTCGAGACGCTCGACGAGGTCGGGCGGCAGCAGTTCGCCCACCACCTGCGCGAGCTCGAGGAGACGGGTGAGCCCGGGGACAACCTCGAGTGCGCCCTCGTGCGCAAGGACGGCAGCCGGCTGTGGGCGCTGGTCAGCCACACCCCCATCCACGACGAGGTGGGGCGCCCGGTCGGCTGGCTGCACCGGGTCACCGACTACCGGCAGCAGCGGCGGCTCATCGAGAGCATGCAGCGCAGCGAGCAGCTGCTGGCCGAGGCGCAGCACATCGCCAAGATCGGCAGCTGGGAGTGGGACGTCGTCACCGACACCGTCACCTGGTCCGACGAGCTGTACCGCATCTACGAGCTCGACCGGGTGGAGGACCTGAGCCCCACCTACCAGGGCTTCGTCGACCGCATCCACCCCGACGACCGCGCCCAGGTCGAGGCGACCGTGCAGGCCGCCATGGAGACCGGCACGTTCGAGTTCGACGCGCGCATCATCCGGCACGACGGCGGGTTGAAGTGGATCCGCGGTCGCGGCCAGGCGACCCGCGACGCCACCGGCCGGGTGGTCCGCATGGGCGGCACGGCCCAGGACGTCACCGAGACCAAGGACGCCGAGCAGGCCCTCGCCCTCCTGACGTCGATGGCGACGGCGGCGAACGAGGCCACCACCATCACCGAGGTCATCCCGCGCATCCTGGCCGACGTCGCCGAGCACACCGGCTGGCGCGCGGTCGCGGCGTGGCGGGTGACCCACGACGGGGAGCTCGTCGCGGTCCCCGGCCGGACCCGCCCGGCGCCGCAGGCGGACGTCGACGAGGCGCGACGGCTGGCCAGGGCCGCGATCCGCAGCCTCATGCCGGAGATCTCGCGCAGCACCGAGGGCACCCACCTCGTCGCGGCCCCCGTGGTCGCGGAGGAGCGTGCCGCGTGCGTCATCGTCATGGACACCCGCGCCACGACCCCACCCACCGACAGCGACAGCGTCACCGTGGGGCAGGCGAGCGCGCTGTTCGCCCACGTCGCCGAGCGCGAGTGGGCGGCCGAGCGGCTCGCCCAGGCGCGCGACGACGCGATGCGGGCCTCGAGGGCCAAGTCGGACTTCCTGGCGACGATGAGCCACGAGATCCGCACCCCCCTCAACGGCGTCATCGGCCTGTCCGAGCTGCTCGGGCGCACCGAGCTGTCGCCGCAGCAGCAACGCCTCGCCGACGGCATCGACTCGGCCGGCCGCAGCCTGCTCGCCCTCGTCAACGACATCCTCGACCTGTCCAAGATCGAGGCCGGCCGGCTCGAGCTCGAGCGGGTGGAGTTCGACCCGACGAGCGTCGTCGAGCAGAGCACCACCCTGTCGGCCGAGCGGGCCCGGGCCAAGTCCCTCGAGCTCGCCGTCACCTGCTCCCCGGACGTGCCGCGGCGCGTCCTGGGCGACCCGGTGCGGTTCGGGCAGGTGGTCGCCAACCTGACCGCGAATGCCGTGAAGTTCACCGCGGCGGGCGAGGTCGTGGTGCGCTGCACCGTCGAGTCCGCCCGGGACGGGCACGTGCAGCTGCGTGTCGACGTGAGCGACACCGGCTCGGGGATCTCGCCGGAGGTCCAGGCCCGGCTGTTCACCGCGTTCTCCCAGGGCGACACCTCGACCACGCGGGAGTACGGCGGCACGGGGCTGGGCCTGGCGATCAGCCGGCAGCTCGTCACGGCGATGGGCGGCCGGATCGGGGTCAACAGCGAGGAGGGCGCGGGCAGCACGTTCTGGTTCACCGCGACCTTCGACGCGGCCGGCGAGGGGTCCGCGCCGCCGCCACCCACGAGCAGCGTCATCGCCGGGCTGCGCGCGCTCGTGGTCGACGACAACGAGACGAACCGGTTCATCCTCGAGGAGCAGCTGGCCGGGTGGAAGGTCGACGCGGTCGTCGCGTCGTCCGGCGTGCAGGGCCTCGGCCTGCTCGACGAGGCGGAGCGGCAGGGGGCCCCGTTCGACCTCGTGCTGCTCGACTACGTCATGCCCGGCGTCAACGGTGAGCAGTTCGCGCGGATGGTGCGCGCCGACACCCGCTTCGACGCCACGCGGATCATCCTGCTGACCTCGGCCATGGACCTCGGCTCGGGCGACATCGCCGCCGCCGGCATCGACGCCAGCCTGCTCAAGCCGGTGCTCCCCTCCGCCCTGCTCGACACCCTCAACACGGTGGGGGCCGCCAGCCGCCAGCCGGGTCCGGCCCCCGAGCCCGTCCCCGCCCCCGCCGCCCCCCGGCAGCAGGCGCGGTCGCTCGACCGGGGCCGGGTGCTCGTGGTCGAGGACAACGAGGTCAACCAGCTCGTGGCCGCCGGGATCCTGGAGTCGCTCGGCTTCGCCGTCGACCTCGCCGAGAACGGCCTGGCCGGCTACTACTCCTTCCAGAACGCCGACGGCGCCTACGACGCGGTGCTCATGGACTGCCAGATGCCGCAGATGGACGGCTACGACGCGACCCGCGCCATCCGCGCCTTCGAGGACGGCCGGCAGCACGTCCCGGTGATCGCGATGACCGCGTCGGCCATCGCCGGTGAGCGCGAGCGCTGCCTCGAGGCCGGCATGGACGACTTCCTCACCAAGCCCGTGGACATCGCGCTGCTGACCGACGTGCTCGACCGGCTCGTGGGTCCCAGGGCCACGAGCCCGGACGACGCAGCCGGGGCGGAGCCCACGCCCGGCCCCGCGCCGTTCGCTGCCGAGGCCGGGGCGGATGCCGCGCCCGGCCCCGCGCCGTTCGCTGCCGACCTCGCGCCCGAGCTGGCTGCCGCCCTCGACCTCGACCGGCTCGCCGAGCTGCTCGAGCTCGACCCCGACGACCCCAGCCTGCTGCTGCGGATGCTCGACCGCTTCGACTCCAGCACCGCCGAGACCATGGACACACTGCGAGCGGCGCACTCCGCCGGTGACGCGGAGGGCCAGGGGCGGGCGGCCCACAAGCTCAAGGGGACGGCCTCCAACCTCGGCGCGACCGCCCTGGCTGCCCTCTGCCTCGAGGTGGAGCATCTCGGCGAGGACGGTGTGCTGGTCGCCGACCCGGTGGTGCAGGAGCTCGAGCGGCAGCGGCGGCTGGCGGCCGACGCCCTGCGCGCCTACCGGGAGCAGGTCCGGCCCGGATGA
- a CDS encoding sigma-70 family RNA polymerase sigma factor translates to MTATECFQASLDEFDVERACRENLPIVHYEVRSLSARLPGHVALDDLTSAGLGALVAAARSFDPALGVPFGRYAARRIRGALLDELRSMDWASRSLRARAREREAHREALAGRLSREPREQELATSMGTSVQELRELRRDLHQSVVLRIDAVREDGEADALLPRTTATPESLVVERERRAYLLAAVDALPERLQAVVRGTFFEDRPIREVAEELGVTESRVSQLRTEALGLLRDGLNTHLDPELVPARPDGVVARRRAAYYAEIAGRASHHNRRPGGIGSTHRAHRVVGE, encoded by the coding sequence GTGACCGCGACTGAGTGCTTTCAGGCCAGTTTGGACGAGTTTGACGTCGAGCGGGCCTGCCGCGAGAACCTTCCCATCGTGCACTACGAGGTGCGCTCGCTCAGCGCCCGCCTCCCCGGCCACGTCGCCCTCGACGACCTCACGTCGGCCGGCCTCGGTGCGCTGGTCGCCGCCGCCCGCTCGTTCGACCCCGCCCTCGGGGTGCCGTTCGGGCGGTATGCCGCGCGGCGCATCCGCGGCGCGCTGCTCGACGAGCTGCGCTCGATGGACTGGGCGTCGCGGTCGCTGCGCGCCCGGGCCCGCGAGCGCGAGGCCCACCGCGAGGCGCTCGCCGGCCGGCTGAGCCGCGAGCCGCGCGAGCAGGAGCTGGCGACCTCGATGGGGACGTCGGTCCAGGAGCTGCGCGAGCTGCGCCGGGACCTGCACCAGTCGGTCGTGCTGCGGATCGACGCCGTGCGCGAGGACGGCGAGGCCGACGCGCTGCTGCCCCGCACCACCGCGACACCGGAGTCGCTCGTCGTGGAGCGGGAGCGCCGCGCCTACCTGCTCGCCGCCGTCGACGCCCTCCCCGAGCGGCTCCAGGCCGTCGTGCGCGGGACCTTCTTCGAGGACCGCCCGATCCGCGAGGTGGCCGAGGAGCTCGGCGTCACCGAGTCGCGCGTCTCCCAGCTGCGCACCGAGGCGCTCGGGCTGCTGCGCGACGGGCTCAACACCCACCTCGACCCCGAGCTCGTGCCGGCCCGACCCGACGGCGTCGTCGCCCGACGCAGGGCCGCGTACTACGCCGAGATCGCCGGCCGGGCCAGCCACCACAACCGCCGCCCGGGCGGCATCGGGAGCACCCACCGCGCGCACCGCGTCGTGGGCGAGTGA